The Aureispira anguillae genome contains a region encoding:
- a CDS encoding T9SS type A sorting domain-containing protein, with protein MQKISLLIMLFIACNIALYAQINDGSSPKSFVPAFHLQQNIPLVSMPALDMEKIREENTERDAKGILMFNTRIQSTYIQNNIHGIWDRYPNGDQIWRTRIQAKDAKGIALYFSDFKIPKGAKLYVYSKDRKLVLGGFTYENNQESGKFALGPIYSDDIIVEYVEPARVAGQGKFIIDGVGHMYRFAKTTDNFGDSDPCEVNVNCTPEGTGKTQQRDAVARILVRVGANAGWCSGAMVNNVLQNCDKYFLTALHCALGTQGVNSSIASASDFNQWIFYFNYQASGCTSPTSQGSLANQSLTGCTMRSHSNGGGGPAGSDFLLLEINSAIPSSYNVFFAGWNVATAATTGGYGIHHPAGDIKKISTFSGTTLTTSWNGSGLNSHWRVIWGATTNGHGVTEGGSSGSPLFNNAGLIVGTLTGGSSFCTSPTSPDSYGKMSYHWTSNGAAANRQLKAWLDPNNTGATSLAGTYFPCVPTNAIDAGISNITNPADSTTICDDPFAPEVVLENFGTTTLTAVTINYQVNSGTINTFAWTGSLAPGATTTVTLPLVNVPIGGAPFTFRAFTSSPNGGTDANASNDETSVLSQYRTSSALPYAEGFGGGSLPTDITLLDQNGDGNVWIHDNVVNGYGTAASVGSMHMNNFDADFRGQFDWFFVPTLDLTGQTGSILTFDVAYARYDATFNDSLVIAINSDCGTNFTPVYWRGGSDLATAPDAATAFSPTAGQWRTDTIDLSAYDGASHVRIAFINLSGYGQHLYVDNINVQAAVSCNLTGSITVSDDLSCNGSNDGSVTVVATGGTPSYTYNIGTGNQSTGVFNNLSAGAYTVTITDNGSCSATVGVSIGEPAALSSSLTSSTNVTCFGGNTGAAAFATTGGTPSYTYDIGTGSQPANSFVGLTANSYVVTVTDANNCVTTVPVTITGPASAVAGAVGSTTNPSCNGDSDGSITIIGSGGMAPYSYNFGSGGQSNNTANALGAGTYTITITDVNNCVATTTASLTNPAALVPSATVTSNYNGADITCDGATDGVATATATGGTGATTFVWSNGQSGAIANNLGVNTYTVTVTDANACTSTTTVAITEPTAVVTTASMTTAVSCNGGTDGVATATGSGGTGAITFAWSNGQNGATATNLGASSYTVTGTDANGCMATATVNITEPATSLSASITDNGDGTVTAIATGGTPNYTYQWDAAAASQTGATASGLVHNNTHTVTITDANGCSTTATVTVNIVGIKDLASISAFEVIPNPNTGAFLIEVAFEEHNMATIHITDVLGRVVREYTYSGTTFNVPVDLKEQTTGVYFVVLQTKNQRISKKIVVVK; from the coding sequence ATGCAAAAAATTAGTTTACTTATTATGCTATTTATAGCTTGTAATATAGCTCTATATGCACAAATTAATGATGGCTCTAGCCCTAAGAGTTTTGTGCCAGCATTTCATCTACAACAAAACATACCCCTTGTCAGTATGCCCGCACTGGATATGGAGAAGATTAGGGAAGAAAATACAGAACGAGATGCTAAGGGTATTTTAATGTTTAACACTAGAATACAGTCGACTTACATTCAAAATAATATACATGGTATTTGGGATCGATACCCCAATGGCGATCAGATTTGGAGAACTCGAATTCAGGCCAAAGATGCTAAAGGAATTGCTTTGTATTTTAGCGATTTTAAGATTCCTAAAGGAGCAAAGCTTTATGTTTATAGCAAGGATAGAAAATTAGTTCTAGGGGGCTTTACCTATGAAAATAATCAAGAAAGCGGAAAATTCGCTTTAGGACCTATTTATAGCGATGACATTATTGTAGAATATGTAGAACCAGCACGAGTAGCAGGACAAGGCAAATTTATTATTGATGGGGTTGGGCATATGTATCGTTTTGCCAAAACGACAGATAATTTTGGCGATTCTGATCCTTGTGAAGTAAATGTCAATTGTACGCCAGAGGGTACTGGAAAAACGCAGCAGCGTGATGCTGTTGCTCGTATCTTGGTGCGAGTAGGTGCCAATGCAGGTTGGTGTTCTGGTGCTATGGTCAATAATGTATTGCAAAATTGTGATAAATATTTTTTGACCGCCTTGCATTGTGCTTTGGGAACACAAGGTGTTAATTCTTCGATTGCTTCGGCATCTGATTTTAATCAATGGATTTTTTATTTTAATTACCAAGCATCAGGTTGTACTAGTCCGACTTCACAAGGGAGTTTAGCCAATCAATCGTTGACTGGCTGTACCATGAGATCACATAGTAATGGTGGTGGCGGACCTGCTGGATCGGATTTTTTATTGCTAGAAATAAATAGTGCTATTCCATCCAGTTACAATGTCTTTTTTGCAGGGTGGAATGTAGCGACAGCAGCAACAACGGGTGGGTATGGCATTCACCATCCAGCAGGGGACATCAAAAAAATATCTACCTTTTCGGGGACAACATTGACAACTTCTTGGAATGGTTCAGGGCTAAATAGTCACTGGCGAGTAATTTGGGGGGCAACTACCAATGGGCATGGAGTGACAGAAGGTGGATCTTCTGGTTCTCCTCTATTTAATAATGCGGGATTAATTGTAGGAACATTAACAGGAGGAAGCTCTTTTTGCACTAGTCCAACAAGCCCTGATTCTTATGGAAAGATGTCCTATCATTGGACTTCTAATGGAGCGGCAGCCAACCGACAGCTTAAAGCTTGGTTGGATCCTAATAATACAGGAGCTACTTCTTTGGCAGGAACCTATTTTCCCTGTGTCCCAACGAATGCTATAGACGCAGGTATTTCTAATATTACGAATCCTGCTGATAGTACCACTATTTGCGATGATCCTTTTGCGCCTGAGGTCGTATTGGAAAATTTTGGAACAACAACCTTAACAGCCGTTACGATTAATTACCAAGTGAATTCAGGTACAATTAACACCTTTGCATGGACGGGATCATTGGCACCAGGAGCGACAACAACGGTTACTTTGCCATTGGTTAATGTGCCAATAGGAGGCGCACCATTTACTTTTCGTGCTTTTACAAGCAGTCCCAATGGAGGCACCGATGCGAATGCCTCTAATGATGAAACCTCTGTTTTGAGTCAATATAGAACAAGTAGTGCATTGCCTTATGCAGAAGGCTTTGGAGGAGGTTCTTTGCCTACAGATATAACGCTTTTGGATCAAAATGGCGATGGAAATGTATGGATACACGACAATGTTGTTAATGGCTATGGAACAGCTGCTAGCGTAGGAAGTATGCATATGAATAACTTTGATGCAGATTTTAGAGGGCAATTTGATTGGTTTTTTGTTCCTACTCTAGATTTGACAGGACAGACGGGGAGCATCTTAACCTTTGATGTTGCTTATGCACGATACGATGCTACGTTTAATGACTCGTTGGTTATTGCGATTAACTCGGATTGTGGAACGAATTTTACGCCAGTTTATTGGAGAGGGGGCAGCGATTTGGCAACCGCACCCGATGCAGCAACAGCTTTTAGCCCAACAGCAGGACAATGGCGTACTGATACGATAGATTTGAGTGCTTATGATGGAGCAAGTCATGTGCGAATCGCCTTTATCAATTTATCGGGGTATGGTCAACATCTATATGTTGATAATATTAATGTTCAAGCGGCCGTTTCTTGTAATTTAACAGGAAGCATTACCGTTAGTGATGACTTGTCTTGCAATGGTTCTAACGATGGTTCTGTTACGGTTGTGGCTACAGGAGGAACACCAAGTTATACTTATAATATAGGAACAGGGAATCAGAGCACAGGTGTTTTTAATAATCTATCGGCTGGTGCTTATACGGTAACAATTACTGATAATGGATCTTGCTCTGCCACAGTGGGAGTCTCTATAGGCGAACCAGCAGCATTGTCTTCTTCTTTAACATCAAGTACCAATGTTACTTGTTTTGGAGGAAATACAGGAGCAGCAGCATTTGCAACGACGGGAGGAACACCAAGTTATACCTATGATATAGGAACAGGAAGTCAGCCAGCCAATAGTTTTGTTGGGCTTACCGCCAATAGCTATGTTGTAACCGTAACCGATGCTAATAATTGTGTAACGACAGTACCCGTTACGATTACAGGACCTGCCAGTGCTGTAGCTGGTGCTGTAGGGAGCACAACAAACCCTAGTTGTAATGGAGATAGCGATGGTTCTATTACGATTATTGGTTCAGGAGGAATGGCACCTTATAGCTATAATTTTGGTTCAGGAGGACAGTCTAATAATACGGCAAATGCTCTTGGAGCGGGTACTTATACCATAACCATTACGGATGTAAATAACTGCGTAGCAACGACAACTGCTTCTTTGACCAATCCAGCAGCATTAGTTCCATCTGCTACGGTTACTAGTAACTATAATGGAGCTGATATAACCTGTGATGGTGCTACAGATGGTGTGGCAACAGCCACGGCAACAGGTGGGACAGGAGCGACTACTTTTGTTTGGAGCAATGGACAAAGTGGTGCTATTGCCAACAACTTGGGCGTTAATACCTATACCGTTACGGTTACCGATGCCAATGCTTGTACGAGTACCACAACCGTTGCAATCACTGAGCCAACAGCAGTCGTTACCACTGCTTCTATGACCACCGCCGTATCTTGTAATGGAGGAACCGATGGAGTAGCAACGGCTACTGGTTCAGGAGGAACGGGAGCAATTACCTTTGCTTGGAGCAATGGACAAAATGGGGCTACTGCTACTAATTTAGGAGCGAGCAGTTATACAGTGACAGGAACAGATGCGAATGGCTGTATGGCGACAGCAACAGTTAACATTACAGAGCCAGCAACCAGCTTATCGGCGAGTATTACCGATAATGGAGATGGAACAGTAACCGCAATTGCTACAGGAGGTACACCCAATTATACTTACCAATGGGATGCTGCTGCTGCTAGCCAGACAGGTGCTACGGCTTCGGGGCTAGTTCATAATAACACGCATACCGTTACCATTACCGATGCCAATGGTTGCTCAACGACAGCTACGGTTACAGTTAATATTGTAGGAATAAAAGATCTAGCTTCAATCTCTGCTTTTGAGGTAATTCCTAATCCGAATACAGGAGCTTTTTTAATAGAAGTAGCCTTTGAGGAACACAACATGGCAACGATACATATAACAGATGTATTAGGGCGAGTTGTGAGAGAATATACCTATTCGGGGACTACCTTTAATGTTCCTGTAGATTTAAAAGAGCAGACGACAGGGGTTTACTTTGTTGTTCTACAAACTAAAAATCAACGCATTTCTAAAAAAATAGTAGTTGTTAAATAA
- a CDS encoding T9SS type A sorting domain-containing protein, with protein MQKINLLVTLFLLSTVAAFAQVGNGSSPNSLVFPAKLNQELTKTDGTTPASRYFNKNIFQSSTGVLTPSIFAALDAGISAIINPVDSTTICDDPFAPEVVVENFGTTTLTSVMINYQVNGGATSSIPWVGSLATGERDTVTFLQLVNIPAGGGVFTFTVSTSSPNGGVDGDPSNDATTVVSQYRATLALPYAENFGGGAVPSNIIVSDQNGDGIVWTHNSTVNGYGATTNMGCLRMDNYSTNFTGGMDWCFLPSLDLTGQASASLTFDVAYARYGASNSDTLLVVVNSDCGSTYNILYRKGGTDLATAADATAQFVPTAGQWRTDTIDLSAYAGASHVRVAFINLSGYGQHMYIDNINVQATAGVADAGISAITNPVDSTTICDDPFAPEVVIENFGTATLTTATINYQVNGGAVSTFSWTGSLAAGATDTVTLPLVAIPAGGAVFTFNAYTSNPNGGADANASNDATSVISQYRTTMGLPYAEDFSGGAVPTNLTILDQNGDGVMWAHNSTVNGYGAGTGTGSIQMNNYATNFTGALDWFILPSFDLTGQANASLTFDVAYARYGASNSDTLLVAVNSDCGTTYSVLYRKGGTDLATAADATAQFVPTAGQWRTDTIDLSAYAGASHVRVAFINLSGYGQHMYIDNINVQAAAGVVDAGISAITNPVDSTTICDDPFAPEVVIENFGTATLTTATINYQVNGGAVSTFSWTGSLAAGATDTVTLPLVAIPAGGAVFTFNAYTSNPNGGADANASNDATSVISQYRTTMGLPYAEDFSGGAVPTNLTILDQNGDGVMWAHNSTVNGYGAGTGTGSIQMDNYATNFTGALDWFILPSFDLTGQTNASLTFDVAYARYGASNSDTLLVAVNSDCGTTYSVLYRKGGTDLATAADATAQFVPTAGQWRTDTIDLSAYAGASHVRVAFINLSGYGQHMYIDNINVQVPCNLTADLTASSDVSCNGGNDGTATVVAAGGTPSYSYDIGTGSQATGVFTNLSAGTYIVTVTDNGICSDTVSVVIGEPSSLSASLSASTNVNCFGDSTGTATIAVSGGTPGYTYNLGAGVQLSNVFTGLAGGSYTVTVTDTNSCTAIVPFVITAPASAVDGTISSFVSPSCNGNSDGSAVAIATGGTGAHSFVWSNGSSLATATGLGAGTYEVTVTDANGCTDTAVVTINEPAAVVATATVNNNVSCNGNNDGSATATATGGTGAYSFVWSNGSSVATATGLGAGTYTVTVSDANGCNDTSMVIISEPMTVVATATVNNNASCNGNNDGSATATATGGTGAYSFVWSNGSSVATATGLGAGTYTVTVSDANGCNDTSMVTISEPTAVAATATVNNNASCNDNNDGSATATATGGTGAYSFVWSNGLSVATATGLGAGTYTVTVSDANGCSDTSMVTISEPTAVVATTTLNSNVSCNGNNDGSATATAAGGAGAHSFVWSNGSSVATATGLGAGTYTVTVSDANGCSDTSMITIVEPIALAVNITDNGDGTATATTTGGVASYSYQWDAAAGNQTTAIATGLVHNGTYGVTVTDANGCTSTASVVINIVGVQDLSTLAEFKVLPNPNTGLFQIQVSFEEAKETKVSLTNVLGQVLQAYNYSDASFTIPVDIQEEAAGVYFVVLEMDNQRIVKKVVVSN; from the coding sequence ATGCAAAAAATTAATTTACTAGTTACTTTATTTTTATTAAGTACGGTAGCTGCTTTTGCCCAAGTAGGGAATGGAAGCTCCCCTAATAGTTTAGTCTTTCCTGCTAAATTGAATCAAGAATTAACAAAAACAGATGGAACAACACCTGCGAGTCGTTATTTTAATAAAAATATTTTTCAAAGCTCGACAGGAGTTCTTACTCCCTCTATTTTTGCAGCATTAGATGCAGGAATTTCAGCGATAATTAACCCTGTAGATAGCACAACTATTTGTGATGATCCTTTTGCTCCAGAGGTAGTGGTCGAAAATTTTGGAACGACTACACTAACTTCTGTTATGATTAATTACCAAGTAAATGGAGGAGCTACTAGTTCTATTCCTTGGGTAGGTTCATTGGCAACAGGTGAAAGAGATACTGTTACCTTTCTTCAATTGGTCAATATTCCAGCAGGAGGAGGGGTTTTTACCTTTACAGTATCTACTAGCAGCCCCAATGGTGGTGTAGATGGAGATCCTTCTAATGATGCTACTACAGTAGTGAGCCAATATAGGGCTACTTTAGCATTGCCTTATGCCGAAAACTTTGGTGGAGGAGCAGTACCTTCTAATATTATTGTATCAGATCAGAATGGAGATGGTATCGTTTGGACACATAATAGCACAGTGAATGGATATGGAGCAACAACGAATATGGGCTGCCTCCGAATGGACAATTATTCAACCAACTTTACAGGAGGCATGGATTGGTGTTTCTTGCCAAGCTTAGATTTGACAGGTCAAGCCAGTGCTAGTTTAACGTTTGATGTAGCTTATGCACGTTATGGAGCCTCTAACAGTGATACCTTACTTGTAGTGGTTAATTCAGATTGTGGAAGTACTTATAACATTTTGTATAGAAAAGGAGGAACGGATTTAGCAACAGCAGCAGATGCTACAGCACAATTTGTTCCAACAGCAGGACAATGGCGCACAGATACAATTGATTTGAGTGCTTATGCAGGAGCAAGCCATGTAAGAGTAGCCTTTATTAATTTGTCAGGCTATGGTCAACACATGTATATTGATAACATCAATGTGCAAGCAACTGCAGGAGTTGCAGATGCAGGAATTTCAGCGATTACTAACCCTGTAGATAGCACGACTATTTGTGATGATCCTTTTGCCCCAGAAGTAGTGATCGAAAATTTTGGAACGGCAACCTTAACTACGGCAACCATTAATTATCAAGTAAATGGAGGAGCTGTGAGCACCTTCTCATGGACAGGTTCTTTGGCAGCAGGAGCAACGGATACCGTTACCTTGCCATTAGTGGCAATCCCTGCGGGAGGAGCCGTGTTTACATTCAATGCGTATACTTCTAATCCAAATGGAGGAGCAGATGCGAATGCAAGCAATGATGCAACATCAGTAATAAGCCAGTATAGAACGACAATGGGTTTGCCTTATGCAGAAGACTTTAGTGGAGGAGCAGTGCCTACGAATCTAACAATATTAGATCAGAATGGAGATGGTGTCATGTGGGCGCATAATAGCACTGTAAATGGGTACGGAGCAGGAACAGGCACGGGAAGTATCCAGATGAATAATTATGCAACGAATTTTACAGGTGCTTTGGATTGGTTTATTTTGCCAAGCTTTGATTTGACAGGTCAGGCAAATGCTAGTTTAACATTTGATGTGGCTTATGCACGTTATGGAGCCTCTAACAGTGATACCTTACTTGTAGCTGTTAATTCAGATTGTGGAACAACCTATAGTGTTTTATATAGAAAAGGAGGAACGGATTTAGCAACAGCAGCAGATGCTACAGCGCAGTTTGTTCCAACAGCAGGACAATGGCGTACAGATACAATTGATTTGAGTGCTTATGCAGGAGCAAGTCATGTAAGAGTAGCCTTTATTAATTTGTCAGGCTATGGTCAACACATGTATATTGATAACATCAATGTGCAAGCAGCAGCAGGAGTTGTAGATGCAGGAATTTCAGCGATTACTAACCCTGTAGATAGCACGACTATTTGTGATGATCCTTTTGCCCCAGAAGTAGTGATCGAAAATTTTGGAACGGCAACCTTAACTACTGCAACCATTAATTATCAAGTAAATGGAGGAGCCGTGAGCACCTTCTCATGGACAGGTTCTTTGGCAGCAGGAGCAACGGATACCGTTACCTTGCCATTAGTGGCAATCCCTGCGGGAGGAGCCGTGTTTACATTCAATGCGTATACTTCTAATCCAAATGGAGGAGCAGATGCGAATGCAAGCAATGATGCAACATCAGTAATAAGCCAGTATAGAACGACAATGGGCTTGCCTTATGCAGAAGACTTTAGTGGAGGAGCAGTGCCTACGAATCTAACAATATTAGATCAGAATGGAGATGGTGTGATGTGGGCGCATAATAGCACTGTAAATGGGTACGGAGCAGGAACAGGCACGGGAAGTATCCAGATGGATAATTATGCAACGAATTTTACAGGTGCTTTGGATTGGTTTATTTTGCCAAGCTTTGATTTGACAGGTCAAACAAATGCTAGCTTAACATTTGATGTGGCTTATGCACGTTATGGAGCCTCTAATAGTGATACCTTACTTGTAGCTGTTAATTCAGATTGTGGAACAACCTATAGTGTTTTATATAGAAAAGGAGGAACAGATTTAGCAACAGCAGCAGACGCTACGGCGCAATTTGTTCCAACAGCAGGACAATGGCGTACAGATACAATTGATTTGAGTGCTTATGCAGGAGCGAGTCATGTAAGAGTAGCCTTTATTAATTTGTCAGGCTATGGTCAGCACATGTATATTGATAACATCAATGTGCAAGTACCATGTAATTTGACAGCAGATCTAACTGCTAGTTCTGATGTATCGTGCAATGGAGGAAATGATGGTACTGCAACAGTTGTTGCAGCGGGAGGAACTCCAAGTTATTCTTATGATATAGGAACAGGAAGTCAAGCAACAGGTGTATTTACCAATTTAAGTGCAGGAACTTATATTGTAACAGTAACCGATAATGGTATTTGTTCAGATACCGTAAGTGTGGTTATTGGAGAGCCAAGTAGTTTATCTGCTTCATTGTCCGCTAGTACCAATGTAAATTGTTTTGGGGATAGTACAGGAACGGCTACTATTGCAGTGTCTGGAGGGACACCAGGTTATACCTATAACTTAGGTGCAGGTGTTCAATTGAGTAATGTCTTTACTGGACTTGCAGGAGGATCTTATACCGTAACGGTGACAGATACCAATAGTTGTACGGCAATTGTTCCTTTTGTAATTACAGCGCCAGCAAGTGCTGTTGATGGAACAATAAGTAGTTTTGTTAGTCCTAGTTGTAATGGAAATAGCGATGGATCTGCGGTAGCAATCGCAACAGGCGGAACAGGAGCGCATAGTTTTGTATGGAGCAATGGTTCAAGTCTAGCAACTGCAACAGGTTTAGGTGCTGGAACTTATGAGGTAACAGTAACCGATGCCAATGGTTGTACTGATACAGCAGTGGTGACCATCAACGAGCCAGCAGCAGTAGTAGCGACGGCCACAGTGAATAACAATGTATCTTGTAATGGCAATAACGATGGCTCCGCAACAGCGACCGCAACAGGCGGAACAGGAGCGTATAGTTTTGTATGGAGCAATGGTTCGAGTGTAGCGACCGCAACAGGTTTAGGAGCAGGAACCTATACAGTAACGGTAAGTGATGCGAATGGTTGTAACGATACCTCAATGGTAATCATCAGCGAGCCAATGACAGTAGTAGCGACTGCCACAGTGAATAACAATGCATCTTGTAATGGCAATAACGATGGCTCTGCAACAGCGACCGCAACAGGCGGAACAGGAGCATATAGTTTTGTATGGAGCAATGGTTCGAGTGTAGCGACCGCAACAGGTTTAGGAGCAGGAACCTATACGGTAACAGTAAGTGATGCGAATGGTTGTAACGATACCTCAATGGTAACCATCAGCGAGCCAACAGCAGTAGCAGCGACGGCCACAGTGAATAACAATGCATCTTGTAATGATAATAACGATGGCTCCGCAACAGCGACCGCAACAGGCGGAACAGGAGCGTATAGTTTTGTATGGAGCAATGGTTTAAGTGTCGCAACTGCAACAGGTTTGGGTGCAGGAACCTATACCGTAACGGTAAGCGATGCGAATGGCTGTAGCGATACCTCAATGGTGACTATCAGCGAGCCAACAGCAGTGGTAGCGACCACCACGCTAAATAGCAATGTATCTTGTAATGGTAATAACGATGGTTCAGCAACAGCAACGGCAGCAGGCGGAGCAGGAGCGCATAGCTTTGTATGGAGCAATGGTTCAAGTGTAGCAACAGCGACAGGTTTAGGTGCTGGAACCTATACGGTAACGGTAAGCGATGCGAATGGTTGTAGCGATACCTCAATGATTACCATTGTAGAACCAATAGCGCTTGCTGTAAACATTACAGATAATGGAGATGGAACAGCAACAGCCACCACAACAGGGGGAGTAGCAAGCTACTCTTACCAATGGGATGCTGCAGCAGGAAATCAAACAACAGCCATTGCAACAGGTTTGGTTCATAATGGAACCTATGGGGTAACGGTAACCGATGCGAATGGTTGTACAAGTACAGCTAGTGTTGTGATTAATATTGTTGGTGTACAAGACCTTTCTACTTTGGCTGAATTTAAGGTGCTGCCTAATCCCAATACAGGATTGTTTCAAATTCAGGTGTCTTTTGAAGAAGCAAAAGAAACAAAAGTTAGTTTGACCAATGTATTAGGGCAAGTATTACAAGCATACAATTATTCAGATGCCTCGTTTACAATTCCTGTTGATATTCAGGAAGAAGCAGCTGGAGTTTATTTTGTAGTCCTTGAGATGGATAACCAGCGAATTGTAAAAAAAGTAGTTGTTTCTAATTAA
- a CDS encoding Ig-like domain-containing protein: MQTKIHLYSSTSFVGAILILIGLLIGCATPQAPEGGPQDTQYPQINPKRYSTPNPSTNFQDNQIILTFDEWIKLQAAYNQVIISPPLENNPSIKIRNKSVVVKWKEALKDSTTYIINFGDAVQDITEGNIAPNLKMVFSTGPYLDSLTCSGQIVDAATRKPKEEVLVMLYRNLADSIPRSQKPYYFTKTNKQGAFRLEYLKAGTYRIFALEDKNRDYKYNLNNESIAFLDSSFQINDTTKPVLRLRMFQEREHLKVVNTKLDAYGALKLEFNNKIHSPNTIEFLEAPDDFKMLTEAGEDTMKIWFDGTLDSVGKWKFVIKNELEQLNDTIRVSAKSRDYYERTADHLRWYKKRAVTNEGAAAKTARGTEENKFPLRDTVPIQQHPFEAIALDFTRPIQTWDSTKFVLFKDSAMSTTQSIITEQMDSTTGLIVSDTVHKDIVIDTFIRINAPTFVLNEKLQLFYDWEPNARYQLMLLPNGVTDFFNFSNVDTLTRIYTINKKENYGTVTAIIKGGDSTKQYVVQLIDSKENVLEETIIQDSTQMTILYENIKTDTYTIRVIHDEVPNGWWDVGNYDEGRQAEQTTSSKPIGLNPGWENMMELNLKPTGIRTKAEKGGKERNTPKEDTD, translated from the coding sequence GTGCAAACAAAAATACATTTATACAGCAGTACCTCCTTTGTAGGTGCTATCTTGATTTTGATCGGGCTTTTGATCGGTTGCGCAACGCCTCAGGCTCCTGAAGGTGGTCCTCAAGATACGCAGTATCCTCAAATCAATCCTAAAAGATATTCGACACCCAATCCTAGTACTAATTTTCAGGACAATCAGATCATTCTTACATTTGATGAATGGATAAAACTTCAGGCGGCCTACAATCAGGTGATTATATCCCCTCCTTTGGAGAACAACCCAAGCATAAAAATTAGGAACAAATCAGTTGTCGTTAAGTGGAAAGAAGCATTAAAAGATAGTACGACTTATATTATTAATTTTGGTGATGCTGTTCAGGATATTACAGAAGGTAATATTGCACCTAATCTAAAAATGGTGTTTTCTACAGGACCTTATTTGGATTCGTTGACTTGCTCAGGACAAATCGTAGACGCAGCAACTAGAAAGCCTAAAGAGGAAGTCTTGGTCATGTTGTACCGTAACCTAGCGGACAGCATCCCTCGTAGCCAAAAACCATATTACTTTACTAAAACCAACAAACAAGGAGCATTTAGATTAGAGTATCTTAAGGCGGGAACCTATCGAATTTTTGCGTTAGAGGACAAAAATAGAGATTATAAATACAACCTTAACAATGAATCAATTGCATTTCTTGATTCTTCTTTTCAAATTAATGACACGACAAAACCCGTCTTACGGCTTAGAATGTTTCAGGAGCGAGAGCACCTTAAGGTTGTTAACACTAAATTGGATGCTTATGGGGCTTTGAAGCTAGAATTTAATAATAAAATACACAGCCCTAACACCATTGAATTTTTAGAGGCGCCAGATGACTTTAAAATGCTTACAGAAGCAGGGGAAGATACCATGAAAATATGGTTTGATGGGACATTAGATAGTGTAGGGAAATGGAAATTTGTGATCAAAAATGAATTGGAACAATTAAACGATACCATCCGTGTAAGTGCTAAAAGTAGAGACTATTATGAACGTACAGCAGATCACCTGAGATGGTATAAAAAACGTGCTGTTACGAATGAGGGAGCTGCTGCTAAAACAGCTAGAGGCACAGAGGAAAATAAATTTCCTTTGCGGGATACCGTTCCTATTCAACAACATCCTTTTGAAGCAATAGCGCTAGATTTTACCCGTCCGATACAAACTTGGGATAGTACTAAGTTTGTACTTTTTAAGGATTCAGCGATGTCAACTACACAAAGCATTATTACAGAACAAATGGATAGTACTACGGGGCTTATCGTATCAGATACGGTTCATAAGGATATTGTGATCGATACATTTATTCGGATTAATGCTCCAACATTTGTGTTAAATGAAAAGCTGCAACTTTTTTACGATTGGGAACCCAATGCTCGCTACCAATTGATGCTCTTGCCTAATGGTGTAACTGATTTTTTTAATTTTAGTAATGTAGATACACTAACTAGAATTTATACAATTAATAAAAAAGAGAATTATGGTACCGTGACAGCTATTATAAAAGGGGGAGATAGCACCAAACAGTATGTTGTACAATTGATTGATTCAAAAGAAAATGTTTTAGAGGAAACTATAATTCAAGATTCTACGCAGATGACCATCCTTTATGAGAACATTAAAACAGATACTTATACGATTAGAGTCATTCATGATGAAGTCCCCAATGGCTGGTGGGATGTAGGAAATTATGATGAAGGTCGTCAGGCAGAACAAACGACTAGTAGTAAACCAATTGGATTGAACCCTGGTTGGGAAAATATGATGGAATTGAATCTAAAACCAACAGGTATTAGAACTAAGGCGGAAAAAGGAGGAAAGGAAAGAAATACACCTAAAGAGGATACCGATTAA